CGAAAAAATGTTCAATTTAGACTGGTGGAAATTTGAATAATCTTTTTAACAGACAAAGCAATATAAAATTAAGTAATAAAATGCATTTAAATAAAATTCGATTTTTACTCTACCTCATTCCGCTGTTTGGGTTTGCACAGAATCCAATTATACAGACTAATTATACAGCAGATCCTGCCCCTATGGTGTATAACGGAAAAGTGTATTTATATACTTCGCATGACGAGGATGAATCTACCTGGTTTACTATGAACGACTGGAAGCTCTACACTACAGAAGATATGGTAAACTGGACCGACCATGGTTCTGTGTTATCCTATAAAAATTTCGGGTGGGCCAAAATGAATGCCTGGGCACCGCAATGCATAGAACGAAATGGGAAATTTTATATGTATGTACCAATAACCGATCGTCAGGGTAAAAACGGTATTGGTGTCGCGGTTGCAAATTCTCCATATGGACCTTTTACAGATCCGTTAGGAAAACCCTTAATACAAAACAGTAATGCTGATATCGATCCAACGGTTTTCATTGATGATGACAATCAGGCATACTTGTTATGGGGCAATCCGGAATGTTATTATGTAAACCTGAACGAAGATATGATTTCCTATAATGACGAAATAAAATTATTTCCCAATACTGTAGAATCATTTGGAAAACGAGCAGGAAAAGAAGATCCGCGAAGACCTACCACTTATGAAGAAGGGCCATGGCTTTACAAAAGGAACAAATTGTATTATTTATTTTTTGCAGGAGGTCCTATTTCAGAACATATAGGGTATTCAACCAGCAAAAGTCCGGTTGGTCCCTGGAAATATCAGGGTGTCGTAATGCCTGCACAGGGTGGAAGTTTTACCAACCATCCTGGGGTAATTGATTTTAAAGGGAAAACTTATTTTTTCTATCATAATGGAGCTTTGCCTGGCGGAAGCGGCTTTAACAGATCAGTATCAGTAGAAGAACTGAGTTTTAATCCGGATGGCACTGTTAAACAATTAAATATGACCGAAGGAATAAAAAAAGGTTTAGCAATTGTCAATCCTTATGTTAAGTCAGAAGCAGAAACCATGGCCTGGTCAAAAGATGTAAAAGCAATGCAAAATGATCAGGTAGGAGTTTTTATCACAGCCATGAAAAACGATGCTTTTACAAAAGTCAGGGATGTAGATTTCCGTAAAGAAGGTGCTTCAAAATTTACAGCGCGTGTTGGTACTACCCATAATAGCGCTGTATCAATGGAAATTAGGTTAGATGGTCCCGACGGTGAATTGATTGGCACAATAAAAGTCCCAATGACCGGAGGTAATGACAGATGGCAAGTAGTTACCGCA
The Flavobacterium flavigenum genome window above contains:
- a CDS encoding glycoside hydrolase family 43 protein translates to MHLNKIRFLLYLIPLFGFAQNPIIQTNYTADPAPMVYNGKVYLYTSHDEDESTWFTMNDWKLYTTEDMVNWTDHGSVLSYKNFGWAKMNAWAPQCIERNGKFYMYVPITDRQGKNGIGVAVANSPYGPFTDPLGKPLIQNSNADIDPTVFIDDDNQAYLLWGNPECYYVNLNEDMISYNDEIKLFPNTVESFGKRAGKEDPRRPTTYEEGPWLYKRNKLYYLFFAGGPISEHIGYSTSKSPVGPWKYQGVVMPAQGGSFTNHPGVIDFKGKTYFFYHNGALPGGSGFNRSVSVEELSFNPDGTVKQLNMTEGIKKGLAIVNPYVKSEAETMAWSKDVKAMQNDQVGVFITAMKNDAFTKVRDVDFRKEGASKFTARVGTTHNSAVSMEIRLDGPDGELIGTIKVPMTGGNDRWQVVTADVKKVTGIHDVYFVFKGKAPAKIMFFDYWMFSK